A section of the Dictyoglomus sp. genome encodes:
- the argH gene encoding argininosuccinate lyase, protein MSLWGNRWKQPLDKTFEEFSFSLSFDKRLWKEDLVGTCAHLLTLKKIGIIKEEEWKVIKDGILELERQISNDLDIIQGAEDIHTFIEENLTKIAGDFGKKIHTGRSRNDQIVLDLKLYLKKEACEIADLLISLMAELLKLSESYVSTPMPGYTHLQHAQPVTLGHYFLAYYEMFQRDLERLEDCYKRIDVLPLGCGALAGSNIPLDREFTAKLLGFSKIAENSLDAVSDRDFVMEFLFFITTTFLHLSRLSEEIILWATKEFSFVDLPEEYSTGSSMMPHKRNPDLAEQTRGKAGRILGDLFKIMAILKGIPLSYNKDLQEDKEPVFDAIDQLKLTLRVWIGFLPKLKFKKERMHELAKNSLLFSTDIAEYLVMKGIPFREAHKIVGEIVKYCEEMGKNLENLTLEEWKKFSSLFADDILEIFSPEKSINSKKTLGSPNPLFNKELIDKKFGYIKEQKFQWNSKKNSLPTLEKLINL, encoded by the coding sequence ATGTCCTTGTGGGGAAATCGATGGAAACAGCCCTTAGACAAAACTTTTGAAGAATTTTCTTTCTCTTTATCTTTTGACAAAAGATTATGGAAAGAGGATCTTGTGGGAACTTGTGCTCATTTATTGACTTTAAAAAAAATAGGAATAATTAAGGAAGAAGAATGGAAAGTAATAAAAGATGGTATTTTAGAATTGGAAAGACAAATTTCAAATGATTTAGATATAATTCAAGGAGCAGAAGATATTCATACTTTTATAGAAGAAAATCTTACTAAAATTGCTGGAGACTTTGGAAAAAAAATTCATACAGGAAGAAGTAGAAACGACCAAATAGTTCTAGATTTAAAACTATATTTAAAAAAGGAAGCTTGTGAAATTGCAGATTTGCTTATTTCTTTAATGGCTGAACTGTTAAAACTTTCTGAATCATATGTTAGTACTCCAATGCCTGGATATACTCATCTTCAACATGCTCAACCTGTTACTTTAGGGCACTACTTCTTAGCATATTACGAAATGTTTCAAAGAGATTTAGAAAGACTTGAAGATTGTTATAAAAGAATAGATGTATTACCTCTAGGATGTGGAGCTCTAGCAGGAAGTAATATTCCTCTAGATAGAGAATTTACTGCTAAACTTCTTGGATTCTCAAAGATTGCTGAAAATAGTCTTGATGCGGTATCAGATAGAGATTTTGTAATGGAATTTTTGTTTTTTATTACTACAACCTTTTTACATCTTTCTAGACTTTCTGAGGAAATTATTTTGTGGGCAACAAAGGAATTTTCTTTTGTTGATTTACCTGAGGAATATTCTACAGGAAGTAGTATGATGCCTCACAAAAGAAATCCAGACTTAGCAGAACAAACAAGAGGAAAAGCAGGAAGGATTTTGGGTGATTTATTTAAAATAATGGCAATTCTTAAGGGTATACCTTTAAGTTATAACAAAGATTTACAAGAGGATAAAGAACCAGTTTTTGATGCTATTGATCAATTAAAATTAACTCTTAGGGTTTGGATAGGATTTTTACCAAAATTAAAGTTTAAAAAAGAAAGAATGCATGAATTAGCAAAAAATTCCCTTCTCTTCTCTACTGATATTGCAGAGTATCTAGTTATGAAAGGAATTCCTTTTAGAGAAGCTCATAAAATAGTTGGAGAAATTGTAAAATATTGCGAAGAAATGGGAAAAAATTTAGAAAATCTAACATTAGAAGAATGGAAGAAGTTTTCTTCTTTATTTGCTGATGATATTTTGGAGATTTTCTCTCCTGAGAAGAGTATAAATTCTAAAAAAACCTTAGGAAGTCCTAATCCTTTATTTAATAAAGAACTTATAGATAAAAAATTTGGTTATATAAAAGAGCAAAAGTTTCAATGGAATAGCAAGAAAAATTCTCTTCCTACTCTAGAGAAATTAATAAATCTATAA
- a CDS encoding sugar phosphate isomerase/epimerase, whose translation MELVWSSYTFLNLPLEEEVLISKEFCRFIELDEEKIKIFLKEKTIDELKRILEENSLKPVLINHNIRLDVESFNEYKWRELIDLSLKLDIPFLLINPGRKPEWLSFNIASSAFSQNLKKLLSILPNNITLTLRIDAFSLINTFGKAWKILREVHSLTFLLDTFHFYISNEEMDVFKDKDLSKIMFVHLKDAENIPRYYLKESNQILPGDGVIPLTNLLLQLKENGFNNFIVPEIRRLEYEKLDPREFSKILFMKTKNILSFVF comes from the coding sequence ATGGAATTAGTTTGGAGTAGTTATACTTTTTTAAATCTACCCTTAGAGGAAGAAGTTTTAATATCTAAAGAATTTTGTAGATTTATAGAATTAGATGAGGAAAAAATCAAAATATTTTTAAAGGAAAAGACTATTGATGAATTAAAAAGGATTTTGGAGGAAAATTCTTTAAAGCCTGTTTTGATAAATCATAATATTAGATTGGATGTTGAATCCTTTAATGAATATAAATGGAGAGAACTTATAGATCTAAGTTTAAAATTGGATATACCCTTTTTATTGATAAATCCTGGGAGAAAGCCTGAATGGCTAAGTTTTAATATTGCGTCTTCTGCTTTTTCTCAAAATTTAAAAAAGCTATTATCTATTTTACCCAATAATATTACTTTAACTCTTAGAATAGATGCATTTTCTTTGATAAATACCTTTGGAAAAGCCTGGAAAATTCTTAGAGAAGTTCATAGTTTAACTTTTCTTCTTGATACTTTCCATTTTTATATTTCTAACGAGGAAATGGATGTCTTTAAAGATAAAGATTTATCGAAAATTATGTTTGTACATTTGAAAGATGCTGAAAATATACCACGATACTACTTAAAAGAGTCTAATCAAATTCTTCCTGGCGATGGAGTAATTCCTCTAACAAATCTTTTACTTCAGCTTAAAGAGAATGGATTTAATAATTTTATAGTTCCTGAGATAAGGAGATTAGAATATGAAAAATTAGACCCAAGAGAATTTTCTAAAATATTGTTTATGAAAACAAAGAATATCCTATCTTTTGTTTTTTAA
- the argB gene encoding acetylglutamate kinase — protein MIPEDVKERAKILITALPYIKKFYGKIVVIKYGGHAMINNELKKAILSDIVLMKFIGINPVIVHGGGPEITDLSKKLGLKPEFVGGLRVTDKETMEIVSMVLAGKINKEIVSIINQIGGKACGISGIDGLLFNTVKKMGRILNSKGSIENVDLGYVGEIKNVNPEIVLLLIKEGYIPVIAPLGIGEDGEIYNINADTASGELAVSLKAEKLILLTDVEGVLKDKEDRKSLISLIRIEEAKRLIEDGTVEGGMIPKIECCINAVKSGVTSAHIIDGRVPHSLLLEIFTDEGIGTMIVP, from the coding sequence ATGATTCCTGAAGATGTTAAGGAAAGAGCAAAAATTTTAATTACAGCGCTTCCATATATCAAAAAATTTTATGGAAAAATAGTAGTCATAAAATATGGTGGACATGCCATGATAAATAATGAACTTAAGAAAGCAATTCTTTCTGATATTGTGCTCATGAAATTTATTGGAATAAATCCCGTAATAGTCCATGGAGGAGGACCAGAAATAACAGATTTATCAAAAAAATTAGGATTAAAACCTGAATTTGTAGGAGGCTTAAGAGTAACAGATAAGGAAACTATGGAAATAGTTTCTATGGTTCTTGCAGGAAAAATTAATAAAGAAATTGTAAGTATAATAAATCAAATAGGTGGAAAGGCTTGCGGTATTTCAGGAATTGATGGTTTATTGTTTAATACTGTAAAAAAAATGGGAAGAATACTAAACTCCAAGGGGTCTATAGAGAATGTAGACTTAGGATATGTGGGAGAAATTAAAAATGTGAATCCTGAGATTGTTCTTCTTCTTATTAAAGAAGGTTACATACCTGTCATTGCACCATTAGGAATTGGAGAGGATGGAGAAATTTATAATATAAATGCAGATACAGCATCTGGAGAGTTGGCAGTTTCTTTGAAGGCTGAAAAACTTATTCTTTTAACAGATGTAGAAGGAGTTTTAAAGGACAAAGAAGATAGAAAATCTTTAATATCTTTAATAAGAATAGAAGAAGCAAAAAGACTAATTGAAGATGGAACTGTAGAAGGAGGAATGATACCAAAAATAGAATGTTGTATAAATGCAGTAAAAAGTGGTGTAACCTCTGCTCACATAATAGACGGAAGAGTTCCCCATTCATTACTCTTGGAAATATTTACCGACGAAGGAATTGGTACTATGATAGTTCCATAG
- the argJ gene encoding bifunctional glutamate N-acetyltransferase/amino-acid acetyltransferase ArgJ — protein sequence MEEIKLPIGFLASGIHCGIKEKSEKRDFGIVFSEIPGSCAGVFTKNKVKAVPVIITMERVKNGIAQAIVANSGSANACTGERGIKDALLISQKVSKFLNIPEEYILLASTGIIGKPLPIEKIVPKIPLAIENLSSKGGLAFQEAIMTTDKRPKFINKTIFVDNREITFTGIAKGSGMIHPQLATMLSFILTDISISSFLLDKALKEVVEETFNMISVDRDTSTNDTVLIIANGKAKNNEIIDENENYEIFKNTLKEVCIYLAKEIAKDGEGATKLIEVEVINASTKESARALAKSVVSSNLVKCAIYGQDANWGRILCALGYADSDFDPFKVDIYIGEILIVKNGNGIDFEEKEVSNLLSRNFVKIKIDLKSGDYCATAWGCDLTEEYIRINAKYRT from the coding sequence TTGGAAGAGATAAAACTTCCAATAGGATTTTTAGCAAGTGGTATCCATTGCGGAATAAAGGAAAAAAGTGAAAAAAGAGATTTTGGAATAGTTTTTTCTGAAATTCCAGGAAGTTGTGCGGGAGTTTTTACCAAAAACAAGGTAAAAGCAGTACCTGTAATAATAACAATGGAAAGAGTAAAAAATGGGATAGCTCAAGCAATAGTTGCAAACAGTGGAAGTGCTAACGCATGTACAGGAGAAAGAGGAATAAAAGATGCTTTATTAATCTCACAGAAAGTATCTAAGTTTTTAAATATTCCAGAAGAATATATATTACTTGCATCTACAGGAATAATTGGTAAACCTCTACCTATAGAAAAGATAGTTCCTAAAATTCCTCTTGCAATAGAGAACTTATCTTCTAAGGGAGGATTAGCTTTTCAAGAAGCTATAATGACTACAGATAAAAGACCTAAGTTTATTAATAAAACAATTTTTGTAGATAACAGAGAAATAACTTTTACAGGAATTGCTAAAGGTTCAGGAATGATACATCCCCAGCTTGCTACTATGCTTTCATTTATCCTTACAGATATATCAATTTCCTCTTTCCTTCTTGATAAAGCATTGAAGGAAGTTGTAGAGGAAACTTTTAATATGATTAGTGTAGATAGAGATACTAGCACTAATGATACTGTTTTAATTATTGCAAATGGAAAAGCTAAAAATAATGAGATTATAGATGAAAATGAAAATTATGAAATATTTAAAAATACATTAAAGGAAGTTTGTATCTATTTAGCAAAAGAAATTGCAAAAGATGGGGAAGGAGCAACAAAACTCATTGAAGTCGAGGTTATAAATGCATCAACAAAAGAATCTGCTAGAGCTCTTGCAAAATCTGTAGTATCGTCTAATTTAGTAAAGTGCGCTATATATGGACAAGATGCAAATTGGGGAAGAATTCTTTGTGCTCTTGGATATGCAGATTCTGACTTTGATCCATTTAAAGTGGATATTTATATTGGAGAGATTTTGATTGTAAAAAATGGAAACGGAATAGATTTTGAGGAAAAAGAAGTTTCAAATTTGTTATCAAGAAATTTTGTAAAAATAAAAATAGATTTAAAATCTGGCGATTATTGCGCTACTGCCTGGGGTTGTGATCTTACCGAAGAGTATATAAGGATAAATGCTAAATATAGAACATAG
- a CDS encoding NrpR regulatory domain-containing protein has protein sequence MNKDIERKVIAILEILNSSHEPVGATYISNKLLEKGINLSERGVRYHLRIMDERGLTKVIGKEGRVITNKGREELNNALVADKIGFIISKISSLAFRTSLNIDTGKGDVILNISYIPRGKLKKALNIMKEVFNKGYGISDRIIVFEKEDEEIFPGIIVPEKEVIIGTVCSVTIHGILIKQGIPVEAKFAGILEIKDRNPTRFLEIITYEGTTLDPLEIFIRSKMTSILSAVKNGSGKILATLREIPSIALSKVEEVLKEIRKIGFQGNILLGRPNQEILGIPVASEKVGLVIAGGLNPLAAVEEAGIEARNKAMGILYEYSKLIPIKEFLS, from the coding sequence ATGAATAAGGATATAGAAAGAAAAGTAATAGCAATACTAGAAATTCTTAATTCTTCTCATGAACCCGTAGGTGCAACCTACATTTCCAATAAATTATTGGAAAAGGGAATTAATCTTTCGGAAAGAGGAGTTCGTTATCATTTAAGAATAATGGACGAAAGAGGATTAACAAAAGTGATAGGAAAAGAAGGAAGAGTAATCACCAATAAAGGAAGAGAAGAGTTAAATAATGCCTTAGTAGCAGATAAAATTGGATTCATAATAAGTAAAATATCAAGTTTAGCTTTTCGAACCTCTCTAAACATAGATACAGGGAAGGGGGATGTTATATTAAATATCTCCTACATTCCTCGAGGTAAATTAAAAAAAGCATTAAATATAATGAAAGAAGTGTTCAATAAAGGATACGGAATAAGTGATAGAATTATAGTCTTTGAAAAAGAAGATGAAGAAATATTTCCAGGAATTATTGTCCCCGAAAAAGAAGTAATTATCGGAACAGTTTGTAGTGTAACTATTCATGGAATTTTAATTAAACAAGGAATTCCTGTAGAAGCAAAATTCGCAGGTATATTAGAAATTAAGGATAGAAATCCTACAAGATTTCTAGAGATAATAACCTATGAAGGAACAACCTTAGATCCTTTAGAAATTTTTATTAGAAGTAAAATGACCTCTATCTTGTCTGCAGTTAAAAATGGGAGTGGAAAAATTTTAGCAACACTAAGAGAAATTCCCTCTATTGCCCTTAGTAAAGTTGAAGAAGTATTAAAAGAAATTAGAAAAATAGGATTTCAAGGAAATATATTGTTAGGAAGACCAAACCAAGAGATATTAGGAATTCCTGTTGCTTCTGAAAAAGTTGGTTTAGTTATTGCTGGAGGCTTAAATCCTTTAGCTGCAGTGGAGGAAGCAGGAATCGAAGCTAGAAACAAAGCTATGGGAATTTTATATGAATATTCAAAACTTATTCCTATAAAAGAGTTTCTATCTTAA
- a CDS encoding MFS transporter, whose translation MKKILSSDFVEDESLRKSLNFVILGVCFGIVFFNTTVGTPIAGFAKELGFGDLLYAIMLALPVLGGAIQLYASMVLERTKKRKLIFLISGFLNRVPWFFIAILPLIISNRVILFYFIVFFLILSALGGAFLNVSFMSWMGDLVPLEIRGRFFSQRSMLATISSFVSGLIIGKFLDTIPGIIGFSIVFVFSTILGILDIACFFKVYDPPMRGNFEFKEKLTSMFKRVLTHPKFSKFLIFAVIFQFSLNIAGPFFNIYMIKYLKMSFFDIALYVQLINNITIIFFVRIWGKIIDKFGNKPVLLVSITVISFLPFFWCFTSPNNWLFIVILIQILAGIFWPAVDLGYNNLALNLSPDEHRSFYIAVLNLFVSSLGIALAYVLGGFIIENISPLINLYLKNNFNISLVEYHYIFIFSGILRFISSRFLTKVEEDRAYSLKELKNDVIKKVKKGEN comes from the coding sequence ATGAAGAAGATTTTATCTTCTGATTTTGTTGAAGATGAGTCTTTAAGAAAAAGCCTTAATTTTGTAATATTAGGTGTATGCTTTGGAATTGTATTCTTTAATACCACTGTTGGTACACCAATTGCAGGTTTTGCAAAGGAACTTGGTTTTGGAGATTTACTTTATGCCATAATGTTAGCTTTACCCGTTTTAGGAGGAGCTATTCAACTTTATGCTTCAATGGTCTTGGAAAGGACAAAAAAAAGAAAACTAATTTTTCTTATTAGTGGTTTTCTTAATAGAGTTCCCTGGTTTTTTATTGCTATATTACCTTTGATTATTTCTAATAGAGTTATTCTTTTTTATTTTATTGTTTTCTTTCTTATTCTGAGTGCTCTAGGAGGAGCTTTTCTCAATGTTTCCTTTATGTCATGGATGGGGGATTTAGTTCCCTTAGAGATTAGAGGAAGATTTTTTAGTCAGAGAAGTATGTTGGCAACGATATCTTCTTTTGTTAGTGGATTAATTATCGGAAAGTTTTTGGATACAATTCCTGGAATTATAGGTTTTTCAATAGTATTTGTGTTTTCAACAATTTTAGGTATTCTTGATATTGCTTGTTTTTTTAAGGTTTATGATCCTCCAATGAGGGGTAATTTTGAGTTTAAGGAAAAATTAACTTCAATGTTTAAAAGGGTTCTAACTCATCCTAAATTCTCAAAGTTTTTAATTTTTGCAGTAATTTTTCAGTTTTCATTAAATATTGCTGGTCCATTCTTTAATATTTACATGATAAAGTATTTAAAAATGAGTTTTTTTGATATAGCTTTATATGTTCAATTGATTAATAATATAACTATAATTTTTTTTGTTAGAATATGGGGGAAGATCATAGATAAGTTTGGCAATAAACCTGTTCTCTTAGTTTCGATTACTGTAATATCTTTTTTACCTTTTTTTTGGTGTTTTACATCGCCTAATAATTGGTTATTTATTGTAATTCTAATTCAAATATTAGCAGGAATTTTTTGGCCTGCAGTGGATTTAGGTTATAACAATTTAGCTTTGAATCTTTCGCCTGATGAACACAGATCTTTTTACATAGCTGTATTAAATTTATTTGTGTCTAGTTTAGGTATTGCCTTAGCATATGTTCTCGGAGGATTTATAATAGAAAATATTTCTCCTTTAATAAATCTTTATTTAAAGAATAATTTTAATATATCTCTCGTTGAATATCATTACATTTTTATATTTTCAGGAATATTGAGATTTATTTCATCGAGATTTTTAACTAAAGTAGAAGAAGATAGAGCTTATTCTTTAAAAGAATTAAAAAATGACGTTATAAAGAAAGTAAAGAAGGGAGAAAATTAG
- a CDS encoding acetylornithine transaminase, translating into MNTKEIIELTQKYVMNTYNRLPIAIVRGKGAKVWDAEGNEYLDFVAGIAVCSLGHCNDELISAIISQTQKLMHISNLYYIEPQGELAKIIVENSCGDKVFFCNSGAEANEAAIKLARKYGKLHGGEDKYEIISAYRSFHGRTLATITATGQPKYQRGFEPLPQGFKYITFNDISALYENINEKTCAVILEPIQGEGGIYVAEKEFLRTARELCDKYNALLIFDEVQCGIGRTGKFLAYQHFDIEPDIITLAKALGGGFPIGAMVANKKCSNTFSPGDHASTFGGNPLACSAGIATLNYIFKNGILEHVESIGNYLKEKLIELTNKFTFIKEVRGLGLMLGMELSIDGRKIVERCQRNGLLINCVGENILRFLPPLIITKLEVDEAIRILEKVFSEI; encoded by the coding sequence ATGAATACAAAAGAAATCATAGAACTTACTCAAAAATATGTGATGAACACCTATAACAGACTACCTATAGCAATTGTAAGAGGAAAAGGAGCAAAGGTTTGGGATGCTGAAGGTAATGAATATCTCGATTTTGTAGCAGGTATAGCAGTATGTTCCCTAGGACATTGTAATGACGAGCTTATATCTGCAATAATATCTCAAACCCAAAAGCTTATGCATATTTCAAATTTGTATTATATAGAACCACAAGGAGAACTTGCAAAAATTATAGTTGAGAACTCCTGTGGAGATAAAGTATTTTTCTGTAATAGTGGTGCTGAAGCCAATGAAGCTGCAATAAAACTTGCAAGGAAATATGGTAAACTTCATGGAGGAGAAGATAAGTACGAGATAATATCCGCCTATAGGTCTTTTCATGGAAGAACTTTAGCTACCATTACAGCCACAGGTCAACCGAAGTATCAAAGGGGTTTTGAACCTCTTCCTCAAGGATTTAAATATATTACTTTTAATGACATTTCTGCTCTCTATGAAAATATAAATGAAAAAACATGTGCTGTAATACTAGAACCTATTCAAGGAGAAGGAGGAATATATGTAGCAGAAAAGGAATTTTTAAGAACTGCAAGGGAACTTTGTGATAAATATAATGCTCTTTTAATTTTTGATGAAGTACAATGCGGAATCGGAAGAACAGGAAAGTTCTTAGCTTATCAACATTTCGATATTGAACCTGATATTATTACCTTAGCAAAAGCCTTAGGAGGAGGTTTTCCTATTGGTGCTATGGTTGCAAATAAAAAATGTTCTAACACATTTTCTCCTGGAGATCATGCATCCACCTTTGGAGGGAATCCATTAGCCTGTTCTGCAGGAATTGCAACCCTAAATTATATCTTCAAAAATGGAATTCTTGAACATGTGGAAAGTATTGGAAACTATCTTAAAGAAAAATTAATAGAACTTACTAATAAATTTACATTTATAAAAGAAGTAAGAGGCTTAGGTCTCATGTTAGGAATGGAGCTTTCTATTGATGGAAGAAAAATTGTAGAAAGATGCCAAAGAAATGGATTATTAATAAATTGTGTAGGAGAAAATATATTAAGATTTTTACCTCCTTTAATAATTACTAAACTTGAAGTAGACGAAGCAATAAGAATTCTTGAAAAAGTATTTAGTGAGATTTAG
- a CDS encoding biotin transporter BioY, with amino-acid sequence MNARKISLCAMGIVFMIIGSYLSINLPFTRVPFTLQVFFLFIIGLLFNPKESFFIILGYLVLGMIGFPVFAGGKGGINVLFGPTGGYLWGFLIASPIISFISKKGEKMKILGIVLGLLIIYLLGSIWLMYSLKINYSKALSLGVFPFIPFDLIKGILAIIISKYLTKFKIETLL; translated from the coding sequence ATGAATGCAAGAAAAATTTCTCTATGTGCAATGGGTATTGTATTTATGATCATAGGAAGTTATCTAAGTATAAATCTTCCTTTTACTAGAGTACCTTTTACTTTACAAGTTTTTTTCCTTTTCATTATAGGTTTATTATTCAATCCTAAAGAAAGCTTTTTTATTATCTTAGGTTATCTTGTCTTGGGAATGATTGGCTTTCCTGTTTTTGCGGGAGGAAAGGGAGGGATAAATGTTCTTTTTGGGCCGACAGGAGGTTATTTATGGGGTTTTTTAATTGCTAGTCCTATTATTTCCTTTATTTCCAAAAAAGGAGAGAAAATGAAAATTTTAGGAATAGTTTTGGGATTACTGATTATTTATCTTTTAGGAAGTATTTGGCTAATGTATTCCTTAAAAATTAATTATTCAAAAGCATTATCCCTAGGAGTTTTTCCCTTTATTCCTTTTGATCTGATAAAAGGAATTTTAGCTATTATTATTTCCAAGTATTTAACTAAATTTAAGATAGAAACTCTTTTATAG
- a CDS encoding S4 domain-containing protein, with translation MMKGINEILRNAYEEEMKKFIQDLYLVFQKVSYKGGLFVTDFLNPYEQHYFQEVSYLFKNLFVRLEGGIPLCERKRGFITDNKDLLDYIDLEKYFLGIELISKEKISPFYIKKNLTQKGIDEKKLGDIWILESKIQFICEKEIEKNLENVLRDLNIEFYFLSLNNLIPKKSVKILKTVEASLRLDAIVSFAFNISRTRVQEIIKNGAVTVNNKNVTYPYYEIKEQDLVSVKNLGYFKIRTLKKTSKGKFQIEIEKY, from the coding sequence ATGATGAAAGGTATCAATGAAATTCTTCGAAACGCTTATGAAGAAGAAATGAAAAAGTTCATACAAGATCTTTACTTGGTTTTCCAGAAAGTGAGTTATAAAGGAGGATTATTTGTGACAGACTTCCTTAATCCATATGAACAACATTATTTTCAGGAGGTAAGCTATTTATTTAAAAATTTATTTGTTAGATTAGAAGGAGGAATTCCTCTTTGTGAGAGGAAAAGAGGTTTTATAACAGACAATAAAGACTTGTTAGATTATATTGATTTAGAAAAATATTTCTTAGGTATAGAGCTCATATCAAAAGAAAAAATTTCTCCATTTTATATAAAGAAAAATTTAACTCAAAAAGGAATTGATGAAAAAAAACTAGGAGATATTTGGATTTTAGAAAGTAAAATACAATTTATATGTGAAAAGGAAATTGAGAAAAATTTAGAGAATGTTTTAAGAGATTTAAATATAGAATTTTATTTTTTATCTTTAAATAATTTGATTCCAAAAAAGAGTGTGAAGATTTTAAAAACTGTAGAGGCTTCTTTGAGGCTTGATGCAATAGTGAGTTTTGCTTTTAATATTTCACGTACTCGGGTGCAAGAAATTATAAAAAATGGTGCGGTTACAGTAAATAATAAAAATGTTACTTATCCTTACTATGAAATAAAAGAGCAAGATTTAGTTTCTGTTAAAAATTTGGGATATTTTAAGATAAGAACTTTAAAAAAAACTAGCAAAGGGAAATTCCAAATTGAAATTGAAAAATACTAA